A stretch of DNA from Mesorhizobium onobrychidis:
GCTGCTGCTGGCCGAAGCGGCGGACGATATGCAAGCAAGCAGCATCGGCAACCAGACCGGCGGCCGCGTCTTTTTGTTCCTCGAAACCGACGATTTTGTCCGCGACCACGCGGCAATGCTCGAAAAGGGCGTCGAATTCCGAGAGGCGCCCCGCCACGAGGCCTATGCCACTGTGGCGGTTTTCGCCGATCTCCACGGAAATCTCTGGGACCTGATCGAACCAAAACGATAGGATTGCAACGGATATTTTCCCGGCACCATCGACTGTCCGAAGCCCAGTTGCTTTTTCCCAGCCGTCAGCCTATATCGCCGGTTCTTGAACGCGCCCATCGTCTAGCGGTCAGGACACCGCCCTCTCACGGCGGGAACAGGGGTTCGATTCCCCTTGGGCGTACCACTTAACTTACTGAAATAATTATATAATTTTTCGAGATGGTCACGGACCGTTTCGATGGAACAAATATCCAACCAAATATATAAATCGAGCGTGGCGCGCAGCTTTGATAGGGAATCAGGCCGATCCCAAGTC
This window harbors:
- a CDS encoding VOC family protein, giving the protein MTGFAENRRVATVALVVRNDDEAISWYVDRLGFLLTEDVDLGGGKRWVTVAPANGQGARLLLAEAADDMQASSIGNQTGGRVFLFLETDDFVRDHAAMLEKGVEFREAPRHEAYATVAVFADLHGNLWDLIEPKR